CAAATAGCCTATAAACTACAGTTGTCACTCCATCGAAATGAGTAGGTCTATCTAAAGCGCATAGTTTATTTGTTAGTCCAGATACGCTGATATTAGTAGAGTAATCTTGAGGATATATTTCATCATTAGATTTCGGGGCCAAGATAATTATGTTTGGATCAAGACTTCGTATTTTTTCAGCATCAGCTTCTAGGGTTCTTGGGTATTTGTCAAAATCTTCATTTGGTCCAAATTGTTTTGGGTTTACAAAAATAGTGACAACAGTAAGATCATTCTCTTCTAATGAAGCAGAGATTAAACTTAGGTGCCCTTCATGTAGGTTTCCCATAGTAGGAATCAGTCCAACACTTTTATTTGTAATTGAGCGTCTAAACTTAAGAAATTCATTCACACATGTAAAAATGTTATTCATTCGCAATCTCCTCGGAGATTTTAGCAGCGAGCTCTACTTTCGTAAGTCTGCCGCAGAAAGTGATTTTGGCATTTTTCATTAATGAGTATTGTGCGCTATCTGTTCCAAACCCGAGTTGCTCTTCATTTTCTTTCGTCAGTCCAGAGTGGACGTGAGTACCAATAAGAAGATCGACTTTTTTTCGATTCCACTTTTCTAGTAATACTTCTTCGCTTAAATCTGTTTCTGCAGCAAAGCCAATGACTTTGAGGTTTTTGTCATTTTTTTCAAGGACAGATTTTAAAACATCAACTGCTTTTAATATTGGCAAGGAATCTTTCATGGAGCTTTTTTTAAGCTTAGAGGAAGTCTCTAAAAATTCAATGTCAGAAATTGCTGCAGCCGAAATATATGCGCTTGCACCTTGGATACTTTCATGGACAGTATTGTACATATCTCTAGTGGTGATAATACGCTTAAGTGAGAAGTTCGGATGGTCTACGAGGTTATTTAAAGTACTTATAGCATTCTTTCCTGCAATTACTTCGACAGTAAAGCCTTGATTTAGTAAGTTTTTCGCAAGCTCATAACCAGTTTTACCAGTACTAGCATTAGTTAGGAATCTTACTGGATCAATAGGAGAGATCGTAGCTCCTGTAGTGATGACAACCTTCTTTTCTTTAAAAGAAGAATTAAAAGACTCAACTAGATCTTTAATAACATCAATCGCGGCCAATTTACCTTCTCCCAAATCACCACACGCTAATTGACCATTTTGCGTAGAAAATACATGTACCTGTGCAAGAGAATTTACTTTCTCTAGCATAGAAATATTTTCTCTTACAAAAGGATGGTTGAGCATATTTGTGTTCATTGCTGGGAATAAAAGAATTGGTTTGCTTTGATCTATG
The window above is part of the Halobacteriovorax sp. HLS genome. Proteins encoded here:
- the coaBC gene encoding bifunctional phosphopantothenoylcysteine decarboxylase/phosphopantothenate--cysteine ligase CoaBC — encoded protein: MKVLLGVCGSIAAYKTFDLVRLFVNQGHEVKVVLSRGAIEFVRPQVFKYLGAAEVYESTDDFKYPTNEHQIGSVLHIELAKWADKFVVAPLSANTLSKFSHARADDLLSSIFLAIDQSKPILLFPAMNTNMLNHPFVRENISMLEKVNSLAQVHVFSTQNGQLACGDLGEGKLAAIDVIKDLVESFNSSFKEKKVVITTGATISPIDPVRFLTNASTGKTGYELAKNLLNQGFTVEVIAGKNAISTLNNLVDHPNFSLKRIITTRDMYNTVHESIQGASAYISAAAISDIEFLETSSKLKKSSMKDSLPILKAVDVLKSVLEKNDKNLKVIGFAAETDLSEEVLLEKWNRKKVDLLIGTHVHSGLTKENEEQLGFGTDSAQYSLMKNAKITFCGRLTKVELAAKISEEIANE